Genomic window (Onychomys torridus chromosome 5, mOncTor1.1, whole genome shotgun sequence):
AATAGGGCTTCGCCTTATTGGTAAGTTGGCCTTACCTTTGCCGGGGGCTTTGTTCCTTCCCAGCTGCGGGTGTCCATAGATGGAGGGACTTGGTAGATGTCGTGCCCTATGCCAGCAGAAGGTGGCACCTGGTAGATGTCCTGGGCTGGACTTCCAGGCCCTGGGGGCACCTGGTAAAGGTCTGTGGCCGGGCTGGGAAATGAGTGATGAGGTGTCTGCTTTGAGAATGTGGATATCTGTTTGGCTGGGGGTGACTGGAACTGTGGGTTGGGCCCAGGGGCTTGGTAGAGACCTTGCTGAGCCTTGCTGGGAGTGGGTACCAGGTACACACTGTCAGGCTGGGGCTGGTATGCAGTGGGGAGCATGGGACTATACTGGGAAGCCGGGGGTACCGGGGTATGGACACCCTGAGGGAGGTTGGGCTGGGGTTGGGGTGGAGTGGCAGGTGGGCCTGGTCCAGGCCCTGCTGGCTTCTTGTCGTACATGCCAACCAGGATCTTGAGGCGGTTACCAGGGACAATGCCTTGGCGCCCATGCAGCGAGCAGAGCCACCAGCCACCCAGGCCCTGTGTGTCCCGCTCGAGCACTGTCATGATGTCGCCCTTTCGGAAGGAGAGCTCATCCGGGGATTCAGCTACGTTGTCATAGAGGGCTTTGGCCAGCACATTCTGGGGAGAGAAGACATAGGTGGACatgaaggcaggaagataggCACAGGCCTCACCCAACTCCTACCTATTCCAGAATCAGTAAGTACCCAGCTTTAACTTCCACAAAGAGACTTAGTCATGTCTGAAAATAGCAGGGGGCCTTTACCctcactgcctctgcctgccccccCAGCAGCAAAGTGGAGCTGACCCCAGTCTATCTTTTAGCTGAGCTAGGGCCCTTCAAATCCTCGACAGCAGCAGCTGCTACCAGCTGCCATCAACACtcacaagatgtgtgtgtgtgtgtgtgtgtgtgtgtgtgtgtgtgtgtgtgtctctctctctctctctctctctctctctctctctctctcttaagagAAGGCTCTTTATATGTGACTAAAAACCATTcctgggtctggaaagatggctcagcagttaaagggaGTTTCCTGCTATTGCAGAAGAACTGAGTTTGTTTCTAGCATTGgtattgggtggctcacaacctagatccaggggacccaatgcttTCCTCTGGACTCTGTAGGTACCTGTACTCACTTGTGCAtgtatacagacacagagacaccacatataattaaaaataataaaatcttttcaaAGTTCCTCTGTACCAGAGAAGTTAAGGATAATGACAATACAGCCACTAAGTTTCCAAAGGATAGTTCAGTAGAGTTGAGAAACTAATTTGACACAGTTTCTTAAGATAGAAACGGGGAGGGGAGGCATTTCCCAAGTTCACCTACCAAAAAGCCAGTAATTAATGGAGAAACTTAAAAAACTGTCCCTTAAGCTCAAAAGAAAGTAAGATGTTCTCCCCATTCCAGCTCCAAGGTTCAGACTGTCCAGGGCATTGCAGTTCTCCAAGAGGAAGAAATTAATGGGGTGAGGGAGGACCATGCACATCACAGGGTTGGGACAAAATGGTCATCCTCTGCAGACCACACGATCATCTTTGTAAAGGTATTCCAAGTACAAGAATCAGCAAAGACAGAACAACAGAAGTTTTCTGCACAAGACTGAAGGACAAAATGTTTTTGCTCAAGTAAAAACTTGAACGGAAGGAAAGATGCGCCAAGTTCCCCGTGAGACGACC
Coding sequences:
- the Bcar1 gene encoding breast cancer anti-estrogen resistance protein 1 isoform X1, which produces MTVPNVLAKALYDNVAESPDELSFRKGDIMTVLERDTQGLGGWWLCSLHGRQGIVPGNRLKILVGMYDKKPAGPGPGPPATPPQPQPNLPQGVHTPVPPASQYSPMLPTAYQPQPDSVYLVPTPSKAQQGLYQAPGPNPQFQSPPAKQISTFSKQTPHHSFPSPATDLYQVPPGPGSPAQDIYQVPPSAGIGHDIYQVPPSMDTRSWEGTKPPAKVRPTYQ
- the Bcar1 gene encoding breast cancer anti-estrogen resistance protein 1 isoform X2; this encodes MKYLNVLAKALYDNVAESPDELSFRKGDIMTVLERDTQGLGGWWLCSLHGRQGIVPGNRLKILVGMYDKKPAGPGPGPPATPPQPQPNLPQGVHTPVPPASQYSPMLPTAYQPQPDSVYLVPTPSKAQQGLYQAPGPNPQFQSPPAKQISTFSKQTPHHSFPSPATDLYQVPPGPGSPAQDIYQVPPSAGIGHDIYQVPPSMDTRSWEGTKPPAKVRPTYQ